One window of the Staphylococcus equorum genome contains the following:
- a CDS encoding LacI family DNA-binding transcriptional regulator: protein MAVTLKDVAEACGVSYSTVSKALKNSQLVKPKTKQMIQQKALEMNYIPNHSARALVSKRSGTIGLIWPSVDRVAVTHLISEINRAIKSLGYVMFVSIDDVAAASKKFVEFGCDGIVIFDEGDNSNLPPEIYNNVPVVAYGVDRDIPYPIINVNHAEAMIMAINALLEQGIQTIDYIGDINTNDARQIAKKDAITNYCNAQNITYRIIDSNGLNAIEAEASVKQHLKTDTLSPGVICGSYDITVGTINAIGPENQPMIYSYDNIPQIKKLDYPVNAIGVPTSEIAQQIVTTLDKVIKNEPTDAAYHLHPSLQNNI, encoded by the coding sequence ATGGCTGTTACTTTAAAAGACGTTGCCGAAGCCTGTGGTGTCAGTTATTCCACGGTCAGTAAAGCATTAAAAAATTCCCAACTCGTTAAACCAAAAACAAAACAAATGATTCAACAAAAAGCGCTTGAAATGAATTACATACCTAATCATTCGGCCCGAGCACTCGTTTCTAAAAGAAGTGGCACGATTGGATTAATCTGGCCTTCCGTAGATCGTGTTGCCGTGACACATCTCATTTCAGAAATTAATAGAGCCATTAAATCACTCGGTTATGTCATGTTTGTTTCAATCGATGACGTTGCGGCCGCTTCAAAGAAATTTGTTGAATTTGGCTGTGATGGTATCGTTATCTTTGACGAAGGTGACAATTCAAACTTACCGCCTGAAATTTATAATAACGTACCGGTAGTCGCATATGGTGTAGATAGAGATATTCCCTACCCGATTATCAATGTCAATCATGCAGAAGCGATGATTATGGCCATCAATGCCTTATTAGAACAAGGTATCCAAACGATTGATTACATAGGCGATATTAATACAAACGACGCCCGTCAAATCGCTAAAAAAGATGCAATTACTAATTATTGCAATGCACAAAACATCACCTATCGTATTATCGATTCTAATGGATTGAACGCGATAGAAGCAGAAGCATCCGTGAAGCAACATTTGAAAACTGACACGCTTTCTCCTGGCGTGATTTGCGGAAGTTACGATATTACTGTAGGGACGATTAATGCCATTGGACCTGAGAATCAACCAATGATTTACTCTTACGATAATATTCCACAAATTAAAAAATTAGATTATCCTGTCAATGCTATCGGTGTTCCTACATCTGAAATCGCTCAACAAATCGTGACTACATTAGATAAAGTTATTAAAAATGAACCAACCGATGCAGCATATCATTTACATCCATCATTACAGAATAATATTTAA